In the genome of Taurinivorans muris, one region contains:
- a CDS encoding TRAP transporter large permease: protein MELPILLAIITLIVCLTLSVSIGVSIGLCVAVAVIVGDLPVEFLMQKMFSSLDSFPLLAVPFFILAGEIMQKGSMAQALLNISRCLVGHITGGMAHVSVLTCMFYGALSGSSPATVAAVGGIMIPAMKEDGYPEDYATAVNTSAGCLGVMIPPSVPLIIYGTTANVSVGDLFIAGIIPGIFVGIFLMLMSWYLAKKRNYGNLIEKASCRDTFDALNKAKYALLVPIIVLGGIYGGITTPTEAGAIAVIYAFFVEFFILKTLTLKRIIEIFKSAAVTNAAIFIVVATATAFGQLLMIYSVPDLLVDTLSGLVSNKYLLLFVVLIFLIIMGTFMDALANILILTPLLQPLLMSAGIDMTHFGIIMIVACAMGFLTPPVGVNLFVGCGISGMSIERLSYAVLPFLGAMIVALLLLTYIPAISLMLL from the coding sequence ATGGAATTACCAATTTTATTAGCAATTATTACACTTATTGTTTGTTTAACATTAAGTGTGTCCATCGGCGTTTCTATCGGACTATGTGTTGCGGTTGCTGTGATTGTCGGTGATTTGCCCGTTGAATTTTTAATGCAGAAGATGTTTAGTTCTTTGGATTCTTTTCCGTTGCTTGCAGTTCCTTTTTTTATTTTGGCAGGTGAAATCATGCAAAAAGGAAGCATGGCTCAAGCACTTTTAAATATCTCACGGTGCTTGGTAGGTCATATCACTGGCGGTATGGCACATGTTTCTGTTCTTACTTGCATGTTTTATGGTGCTTTGTCAGGATCAAGTCCCGCAACTGTTGCCGCGGTTGGAGGCATTATGATTCCTGCCATGAAAGAAGACGGATATCCGGAAGATTATGCGACAGCTGTAAATACTTCTGCTGGGTGTCTTGGAGTGATGATACCTCCTTCCGTTCCATTGATTATTTATGGGACAACGGCTAATGTTTCTGTCGGGGATCTTTTTATTGCAGGTATTATTCCCGGGATTTTTGTTGGAATTTTTTTAATGCTGATGAGTTGGTATTTGGCAAAAAAACGTAATTATGGTAATTTGATTGAAAAAGCTTCCTGTAGGGATACGTTTGATGCATTAAATAAAGCGAAATATGCTTTACTTGTTCCTATCATTGTTTTAGGCGGTATTTATGGAGGAATAACAACTCCAACCGAAGCAGGGGCCATAGCGGTTATTTATGCTTTTTTCGTTGAATTTTTTATTTTGAAGACATTGACATTAAAACGTATTATAGAAATTTTTAAAAGTGCCGCTGTAACCAATGCCGCAATTTTTATTGTTGTTGCGACGGCCACAGCTTTTGGACAATTATTGATGATTTATTCTGTGCCGGATTTGCTTGTTGACACATTATCTGGGCTTGTTTCAAATAAATATTTATTGCTTTTTGTTGTGCTTATTTTCCTTATTATTATGGGAACCTTTATGGACGCGCTTGCCAATATTCTTATTCTTACTCCATTGCTGCAGCCTCTTCTTATGAGTGCAGGAATTGATATGACTCATTTTGGCATTATTATGATTGTCGCTTGTGCAATGGGCTTTTTGACTCCTCCGGTTGGGGTGAATCTTTTTGTGGGCTGCGGAATTTCTGGAATGAGCATCGAACGGCTAAGTTATGCTGTTTTGCCTTTCTTGGGAGCAATGATTGTTGCGTTGTTGCTATTGACTTATATCCCTGCAATTTCATTAATGCTTTTATAA
- a CDS encoding osmotically inducible protein OsmC, translating into MPKITFERDMEKGIDTYNVNSVILPKIEFNFNAVSDEERNQDHTGQRFLCVAALACYINTFANSLKRNGAEIKFIRASADTEKEKDHAMRTRYSVLILDVEIGLEEKYRDIYKKVEENMLDGSLLTYSLEAGMEVEYNLSMVAVD; encoded by the coding sequence ATGCCGAAAATCACTTTTGAACGTGACATGGAAAAAGGTATTGACACCTATAACGTGAACTCCGTTATTCTGCCGAAAATCGAGTTCAATTTCAATGCGGTATCCGACGAGGAAAGAAACCAAGACCACACGGGACAACGGTTTCTTTGCGTTGCGGCGCTGGCTTGTTACATCAACACCTTTGCCAATTCCCTCAAAAGAAACGGAGCGGAAATAAAATTCATCCGCGCTTCTGCCGATACGGAAAAAGAAAAAGACCACGCGATGAGAACCCGTTATTCCGTGCTTATTCTTGATGTTGAAATCGGTCTTGAAGAAAAATACCGCGATATTTATAAAAAGGTCGAAGAAAACATGCTTGACGGCTCTTTGCTGACCTATTCCTTGGAAGCCGGAATGGAAGTGGAATATAACCTCAGCATGGTTGCTGTTGACTAA
- a CDS encoding DsrE family protein: MLNSFVIFDTKPLGVELSALGIRMAWACHEKGFDVKLVFSEEGVWCATQKSGYHAAMIQKLLDADAPLYCRKKCLELRGIDEKDIIEGIEIIEEDEITDLCLDAETINHF, from the coding sequence ATGTTAAATTCTTTTGTTATCTTTGATACGAAGCCCCTGGGGGTCGAGCTCTCCGCCCTGGGAATCAGAATGGCTTGGGCGTGTCATGAAAAAGGTTTCGATGTCAAACTCGTTTTTTCCGAAGAAGGGGTTTGGTGCGCAACCCAAAAATCAGGCTACCATGCTGCCATGATACAAAAATTGCTGGACGCCGACGCTCCCCTTTATTGCAGGAAAAAATGTCTCGAACTGCGCGGCATTGACGAAAAGGACATCATTGAAGGCATTGAAATCATAGAAGAAGACGAAATCACAGACCTCTGTCTTGACGCTGAAACAATCAATCACTTTTAA